The genomic interval TGACCGGCATTAAATTGGGTTGCATTAATGATCTGCTTCTCTTTAGAAAGATAGCCTCCGAGGATCATAAACCATTTCACATCTTCCAGATTGAACAGTGCCTCTTTAAGCCACATCAACGCCATTGGAATGACCACAATCGCAAAAGGAATGGTAAAGAGTCCATGAAGGTTCTTTGCCATTCTCACGAGCGTTCCACCCCCAAAGAAGTCACCAAACACGATGATAAATCCTGTAGGAAGCAGCACCAAAAAGCTTACTGCGGCTATTTGATGGACGGTTCGGTGAAACAGATTAAAGGCGTAATGTTTGTTATGACTGTGGGGAAATACTTTTGGTCCTACAATTTTATAGTGTAAGAAAAACACCAAAGGAACGCCCAACAAGACGCCTAGGAATATCCATGCAAAGTATTTATGCTGTAGCATGGTGAACAAGGGTCCTAATTTCCATGACTCTTCTTGTCCGTATCCTAGGATATTTTGGATGCGCATCTCACCCCAGATTTGGCTATCAGCGGCGTATGCCACTGATGCCAAACACAGAGCTGCAATGAACATAACGATGTATTTTTTCATTGCTGCTCCTTTATGCACCTTTACCTCGACCTGCTACCCTTTTACGGTAAATGGTTGAGACACTTTCCGCATCACCCACAAGCAGTGCATTGGTAGAACACACCGCCGCACACATCGGTACACGTC from Sulfurospirillum multivorans DSM 12446 carries:
- a CDS encoding formate dehydrogenase subunit gamma, whose protein sequence is MKKYIVMFIAALCLASVAYAADSQIWGEMRIQNILGYGQEESWKLGPLFTMLQHKYFAWIFLGVLLGVPLVFFLHYKIVGPKVFPHSHNKHYAFNLFHRTVHQIAAVSFLVLLPTGFIIVFGDFFGGGTLVRMAKNLHGLFTIPFAIVVIPMALMWLKEALFNLEDVKWFMILGGYLSKEKQIINATQFNAGQKMWYWVAILGGITMILSGAFMFFLDFKMEMLHNITGLSQIDLLRVAAILHNVMGFAVVALFITHVYMSMFAIKGAVHSIITGYVEEEEVKILHNAWYKKLKDQGKF